TGCCACCTCGATTCTGGAGACGGTGGAAGCAGAGGCGGCAAAGCGCCCGGGATCGCGATTCGTCAAGCTCGGGCTCCGCATCGGCGAACTGGCGGGGATCGATCCCGACGCTCTGACCTTTGGCTGGGAAGCATTGACCCGCGATACCGAGTTCGCCAACCTCGCGCTCGCGATT
This Clostridia bacterium DNA region includes the following protein-coding sequences:
- a CDS encoding hydrogenase maturation nickel metallochaperone HypA yields the protein MHELSIATSILETVEAEAAKRPGSRFVKLGLRIGELAGIDPDALTFGWEALTRDTEFANLALAIEGTPWKNRCPVCASEFVVKDYQSQCPACGEANTRCIGGEELDIAYIEVDEP